From a region of the Synechococcus sp. MW101C3 genome:
- the tuf gene encoding elongation factor Tu: MAREKFQRNKPHVNIGTIGHVDHGKTTLTAAITNVLASLGQAKAQAYDDIDGAPEEKERGITINTAHVEYETEGRHYAHVDCPGHADYVKNMITGAAQMDGAILVVAATDGPMAQTKEHILLAKQVGVPALVVFLNKKDMVDDEEILELVELEMRELLSSYDFPGDDIPIVAGSALKALEFIQGGGKGNRGDNEWVDKILDLMDAVDESIPEPEREIDKPFLMAVEDVFSITGRGTVATGRIERGKVKVGETVQIVGIKDTRETTVTGVEMFRKLLDEGMAGDNVGLLLRGIQKEDIERGMVLVKPNSIKPHTKFEGEVYVLKKEEGGRHTPFFAGYRPQFYIRTTDVTGQITAFTADDGTNVEMVMPGDRIKMSAELICPVAIEQGMRFAIREGGRTIGAGVVSKIVE; this comes from the coding sequence ATGGCTCGCGAGAAGTTTCAGAGGAACAAACCTCACGTCAACATCGGCACCATCGGCCACGTTGACCACGGCAAAACCACCCTCACCGCCGCCATCACCAACGTGCTGGCATCCCTTGGCCAAGCGAAAGCTCAGGCCTATGACGACATCGACGGTGCTCCTGAGGAGAAGGAACGGGGCATCACCATCAATACCGCCCACGTCGAGTACGAGACAGAAGGCCGTCACTACGCCCACGTCGACTGCCCGGGTCACGCGGACTACGTCAAGAACATGATCACGGGTGCCGCCCAGATGGACGGCGCCATCCTGGTGGTGGCCGCCACCGATGGCCCCATGGCCCAGACCAAGGAGCACATCCTGCTGGCCAAGCAGGTGGGCGTGCCCGCCCTGGTGGTGTTCCTGAACAAGAAGGACATGGTCGACGACGAGGAAATCCTCGAGCTCGTCGAACTGGAAATGCGTGAGCTGCTCAGCAGCTACGACTTCCCGGGTGACGACATCCCCATCGTGGCCGGCTCCGCTCTGAAGGCTCTCGAGTTCATCCAAGGGGGCGGCAAAGGCAACCGGGGTGACAACGAATGGGTCGACAAGATCCTTGACCTCATGGACGCGGTGGATGAATCCATCCCCGAACCCGAGCGCGAAATCGACAAGCCCTTCCTGATGGCTGTCGAAGACGTGTTCTCGATCACCGGTCGTGGCACCGTGGCCACTGGCCGGATCGAGCGCGGCAAGGTGAAAGTGGGCGAAACCGTTCAGATCGTCGGCATCAAGGACACCCGCGAAACCACCGTCACCGGGGTCGAGATGTTCCGCAAGCTGCTCGACGAAGGCATGGCGGGCGACAACGTCGGTCTGCTGCTGCGCGGCATTCAGAAGGAAGACATCGAACGCGGGATGGTGCTGGTCAAGCCCAACTCGATCAAGCCCCACACCAAGTTCGAAGGTGAGGTCTACGTCCTGAAGAAGGAAGAAGGCGGCCGTCACACCCCCTTCTTCGCCGGCTATCGCCCGCAGTTCTACATCCGCACCACCGACGTGACCGGCCAGATCACGGCCTTCACCGCCGACGACGGCACCAACGTGGAGATGGTGATGCCCGGTGACCGCATCAAGATGTCCGCCGAGCTGATCTGCCCAGTGGCGATTGAGCAGGGCATGCGCTTCGCCATCCGCGAAGGCGGCCGCACCATTGGTGCGGGCGTGGTGTCCAAGATCGTGGAATGA
- the rpsJ gene encoding 30S ribosomal protein S10, whose amino-acid sequence MSTAIAQQKIRIRLKAFDRRMLDLSCEKIIETADHTAATAIGPIPLPTKRKIYCVLRSPHVDKDSREHFETRTHRRIIDIYSPSSKTIDALMKLDLPSGVDIEVKL is encoded by the coding sequence ATGTCCACCGCCATCGCTCAGCAGAAGATCCGCATCCGTCTCAAGGCGTTCGATCGCCGCATGCTGGATCTTTCCTGCGAAAAAATCATCGAAACCGCCGATCACACCGCCGCCACGGCTATCGGCCCCATCCCCCTGCCCACCAAGCGCAAGATCTACTGCGTGCTGCGCTCACCCCACGTGGACAAAGACTCCCGTGAGCACTTCGAAACCCGCACCCACCGCCGCATCATCGACATCTACAGCCCTTCCTCGAAAACGATCGACGCGTTGATGAAGCTTGATCTCCCGAGTGGCGTCGATATCGAAGTCAAGCTCTGA
- a CDS encoding LON peptidase substrate-binding domain-containing protein, translating to MTDLAVRELPLFPLPDVVLFPQEVLPLHIFEPRYRMLLQTVLQTDRRFGVIRWDPQEKKMASVGCCAEILQCQTQEDDRSNIVTMGQQRFRVLEVVREAPFRVGMVSWIEDATDESPETLNALAGNVTQALRDVVDLTGKLVGRPSSLPNDLPDLPRELSFWIGSHLGGPVADHQQSLLELTDTGERLRQEFALLDQTRRQLAARTVLKDTFKDLGEPPRDPS from the coding sequence GTGACTGATCTGGCCGTGAGGGAACTCCCCCTATTCCCCCTGCCGGATGTGGTGCTGTTTCCGCAGGAAGTGCTGCCGCTGCATATCTTCGAGCCCCGCTACCGCATGCTCCTGCAAACGGTCCTGCAGACAGATCGCCGCTTCGGGGTGATCCGCTGGGACCCACAGGAAAAGAAAATGGCTTCTGTGGGCTGCTGCGCGGAAATCCTCCAGTGCCAGACCCAGGAAGACGATCGCAGCAACATCGTGACCATGGGGCAGCAGCGTTTCCGTGTGCTCGAAGTGGTGCGGGAGGCCCCGTTCCGGGTGGGCATGGTGAGCTGGATCGAAGACGCAACCGATGAGAGCCCGGAAACTCTCAACGCCTTGGCCGGCAACGTGACCCAGGCCCTGCGGGATGTGGTCGACCTCACGGGCAAGCTTGTGGGGCGGCCGAGCAGCCTGCCCAACGATCTGCCTGACCTGCCACGGGAGCTCTCGTTCTGGATCGGTTCCCATCTGGGCGGCCCCGTGGCCGATCACCAGCAGAGCCTGCTGGAGCTCACCGACACCGGCGAGCGGCTGCGTCAGGAATTCGCCCTGCTCGACCAGACCCGCCGCCAGCTTGCGGCCCGCACGGTCCTCAAGGACACCTTCAAGGATCTGGGTGAGCCCCCCAGGGATCCCTCCTGA
- a CDS encoding methyltransferase domain-containing protein, whose amino-acid sequence MAGLPLPALAAVASVAVLAGAFVVWQRRNRSFESTATVAEAYDRWTEDRLLERLWGDHVHLGHYGTPPHRADFRAAKVAFVHELVRWSGLDQLPPGSRLLDVGCGIGGSARILARDYGFEVLGISISPAQVERARQLTPAGLSCRFAVMDALDLDLPDGAFAAVWSVEAGPHMPDKQRYADELLRVLAPGGLLSVADWNRRDPSAGALSAVERWVMRQLLDQWAHPEFASIPSFRRNLELSVHAGGAHTDTDDWTRATLPSWIDSILEGVRRPRAVLGLGPAAVLQGIRETPTLLLMDWAFRHGLMAFGVFRCRRGPDTTPAAAALANQQASAPPPRDS is encoded by the coding sequence ATGGCCGGCCTTCCCCTCCCCGCGCTGGCGGCTGTGGCTTCTGTGGCCGTGCTGGCGGGCGCCTTCGTGGTGTGGCAGCGGCGCAACCGCAGCTTCGAGAGCACTGCCACCGTGGCGGAGGCCTACGACCGCTGGACGGAAGACCGGCTGCTGGAGCGGCTGTGGGGCGATCATGTGCACCTCGGTCACTACGGCACCCCACCGCATCGGGCCGACTTCCGTGCCGCCAAGGTGGCCTTCGTGCACGAGTTGGTGCGCTGGAGTGGCCTGGATCAGCTGCCCCCTGGCTCCAGGCTGCTGGATGTGGGCTGCGGCATCGGTGGCAGCGCCAGGATCCTTGCCCGTGACTACGGCTTTGAAGTGCTGGGCATCAGCATCAGCCCGGCGCAGGTGGAGCGGGCCCGTCAGCTCACCCCAGCGGGCCTCAGCTGCCGGTTTGCAGTGATGGATGCCCTTGATCTCGACCTCCCGGATGGGGCCTTTGCTGCGGTGTGGAGTGTGGAGGCAGGGCCGCACATGCCCGACAAGCAGCGCTACGCCGATGAACTGCTGCGCGTGCTGGCTCCCGGTGGGCTGCTGTCGGTGGCCGACTGGAACCGCCGCGATCCCTCCGCCGGAGCGCTCAGCGCAGTGGAGCGCTGGGTGATGCGTCAGCTCCTGGATCAGTGGGCCCACCCGGAATTCGCGAGCATCCCCTCATTTCGCCGCAACCTGGAGCTGAGCGTCCATGCCGGCGGCGCTCACACCGACACCGACGACTGGACCCGCGCCACCCTGCCCTCCTGGATCGATTCGATCCTGGAAGGGGTTCGCCGGCCGCGCGCCGTGCTGGGGCTGGGTCCGGCCGCCGTGCTGCAGGGCATACGCGAAACCCCCACCCTGCTGCTGATGGACTGGGCCTTTCGCCATGGCCTGATGGCGTTCGGTGTCTTCCGCTGCCGCCGCGGGCCGGACACCACGCCCGCGGCGGCCGCCCTGGCTAACCAGCAGGCGAGCGCTCCTCCTCCGCGAGATTCGTGA